ATGCCTGAGCCAATGAGCGCGGCAGGCAAGCCCAATACCTGGTGTCCGGTACGAAACATGGCATTGTTGAGTTCTTCGCTGATGCCGTCTAATTGTGCCAAATGGTTTTCTTGGTTTTTGGCGGTACGGTGTGCTTGAATAACCAAGTGTCCTTCTTGCACATACGCATAATTAGCCTTGAGTAAAAAATCTTCTTCTATGTGGTTATCACAGTCGAGTACTACAGCCAAATCGTATTCGCCGAGGTGGTCAAAAGCCAAGTTAAGCGACTTAGCTTTGGTACTTTTTTCAAAGTGCACCTCTATCAGTTGTACAGGCAATTGTCTCAGATCTTCGAGGGTTTGGGGTTGCAAATGATCTGCAATTACTGCAATGGTGTACAGTTCTTTAGGGTAACGTTGTTTCAGTGCTTTTTTTACCGATTCCACAATCACGTCATCTTCTTTGTAAACTGGCAGTAAAATTACAACACTTGATTTTTTTACCTTGTCCATTGCCCCAAAAGAGCGTTTGGTTGGTTTGAAAAACAAGCTGGCAATGCAAAATAAGCCGTAGTAGCTTACCGAAACAGTAAAATAACCGAGTATCACATACATGATGGTTGTTAGAATAATCATAGTTTTATTTGAATAATGGAGCTTCGGTTTACAGGACTCCAGCATTGGCTTTTATTTAAGTGCGTGTTTAAATGTAGCAGACATTTAGATATATACTATCAGGTATCACCACTTATATTATATGACCTGTTTTGCAAGAAATTTACAAACGAAACAGGAAAATGAACGGGGGCAAAGTTAATCATTTGTTTTTGCTTGTGGGCTTAAATGTGGAGTTAAAAACATAATTGCCATACCTACATTGAGCAAACTACCTGTAGGAATCTGCCCCAGTACTCCGTTGCCATAACTTGCCAGATAAATTCCCCACAGGCCACCCCATATTGCCATCATTTTTTGCCGCAGCTCCGAGTCTTCCATATACCAAATATAATAACCCGAATGCCCGGCTATATAAAATAAAATAATCAGGTGTAGCCAAAGCCCTACGATGCCTTCTTCTGCCCATATTTTTACATACCAGCTATCGGTAGGAGTTTCTGCCAAAAAACTCCCTGGACTAAAGCGTAGCCCCCAGTTGCCCGCCGAACCCACTCCTCCTCCAAAAGGGCGTGAAGCCAAATAGTTCGACAGTTTTCGCTGATTGGCAAGCCTTACCTGTAGCGAGGGGTCGTTGGGGTCGAGCGCGGTACGCATCCGGTTAATGGCATAAATACCTTGCCCTATAGAAGTAAACTTTAGCACAGAAAAAGCCCCAATGCCTATAATAATGCCTAGTACTACTATCTTAAAGTTTTTGCTCATGACAAAGTACATAAAAAAGCCAATGCCTGGTACTGCAAGAGCCCCCCTTGTACCTGATATCATCATGCCATATAAGCACAGCACTGCAGTAATGGCATAAAATGCTTTTCGGGGAAGGCTGATTCCTTTTCTCAGAGCCATTACCCCGGCAGCTACCAGCGCGTGCCCCTGCGATACCCCAAACTGCCCGGCATCGCTGTAGAATGAAAATACCCGCAATTTGCCAAACAACAAGTGTTGAGTACCAGCGCCAGCGTCTAACCAAGCTTGTTCAAATCGGTCTACTCCAAAATGTTGTTGTTTGATTCCGTTGAGTGCCCCACAAATAGATAAGCCAAACCAAAGAATAAAGAAAATGTCTACCTCGCGTGGGGACCGCACAAGCAGCATTACCAATGGAGCACTTAGCAAGGGGTAAAGTGCCACCCCACGCATGGCATAAAACCACGCGACCCGGCTGCGGGCTTCAGGGTTAAACAGCTGTAAGAGGTTGTACCCCATCCAGATGGCAAAAGCAATGACCAACCCATTTTTAAGGATCTGAAAGTCATATTCTTCGGTTTTGTGCACTGCTACTGCTACCCAGGTAATAATAAGGATGCCATCGACTGATAAGCCCAAGGGCAGCCCAGATACATACCGCAAAATACCACTTACTCCAAACCCTGCCACCACATAAGAGTAAATACCAATGATGGGGTAAGTGAACAATAGGTAAAGGTAAAAAAATACAAATGGTAAACCGATCAAGCCCAACCCGGCAAGCATGCCGCCTTTAGCTACTACAAACGCCACAGGCAAAGTAGCGATCAACGCCAGCATCAACCTAAGGTTTTGGGAGTAGCGGGTTTTAAATGGAGAAGTGTCGGTAGGTTTCATCAATTTATTCAAAGCTCAGCCATCGGGCAATATACACTGCCCGCAATTCATCTATTTACGAAACGAAGAAAAACGTTTAAACAAAATACTGTTCCAGCAGACAGCTTTCAGGTATATTTTAAAATTTTTGAAATTGCCTTTGAGCAAATACTTGCCCAAACGTACTGGAGTTACCAGCATAACCAAATAAGTGAGTGCCATGAACAACTGAAAGCCCCTTAAGTTTCTACGGGCAAAGAATATACGGTTACGGGTTTTATAATACAACTGCAAAGGGCTATTCTTACCCACACTCATAGATTCTTTATGCAATACGAGTGATTGGGGCACAAAATGAATCGCAAAACCTGCTTTTTTGATTTGCTCGCACCAGTCTAGCTCTTCATAATACAAGAAAAACGAATCTTCCATAAGCCCGGCTTTGGCAATGGCTTCTTGCGACACCATCATAGCGGCTCCGTGGGCGAGGTGGGTTTGTCCGCCTGTCTGGTCATACTGCCCTTTGTCTTCTTCGCCATAGCCAATGGCATAACTTGCCACTCGCATAGGGTCTATAGCTGTAGAGCCAGCATATTGGATATGTACCTGGGTTTCGTGAAACCTTATTTTAGGGCTGCAAACGCCAATTTTAGCATCTTGCTCCATACAAGCCACCATGGGCTCCAAAAAGTCAGGGGCTACTTCGGTGTCGTTGTTGAGCAATAATACATATTTGCCCTTTGCCTGCCTGATAGCCACATTGTTTCCTCCGGCAAAGCCTAAGTTTTCTTGGTTTTTAATAAACTTCACCTCCGGATAACGACTCGTGATGAGTTGCTCTGGTTGATCTTTAGAGGCGTTGTCTACCACCAGTATTTCTATATTGGGGTAGCTTATTGCCCGCAACGAACTGAGCAAGTCGCAGGTGATTTCGGCTTGGTTGTAGTTAAGCGTTACAATACTTATCAAAGGGTGTTTTTCCTGATCCATAAATTATTCAATGCACTGCACGAGTGAAGTAGTTTGGTGGTGGATAAATTTAATTTTTTGTGGCAGGCATTGCTTGCCTTACCGATAACCTGTGATACACCCACTGGTACGCCTTGTCATATATCAGCGAAAGCCCAACTGCCAGCAACAAGTAAATAAACAAACCTGCTATACTGAAAAATACCTGGGGAGTGGGTGGTTGTATGTATAAAAATAATTGAAGTACAGCAATATGTACAAGGTAAAGCGGATAAGAATATTTGCCAATAAATAGCATCATTTGTTCAACAAAAGGGGCAAATGTCTGACATGCCTGGTAGAGCAACACGGTGATAGACAGGTACCCTACCATTGCCGGAATGTCGTTGATAATGATGCCCAAGCCTCCCAGGG
This window of the Microscilla marina ATCC 23134 genome carries:
- a CDS encoding O-antigen ligase family protein, which codes for MKPTDTSPFKTRYSQNLRLMLALIATLPVAFVVAKGGMLAGLGLIGLPFVFFYLYLLFTYPIIGIYSYVVAGFGVSGILRYVSGLPLGLSVDGILIITWVAVAVHKTEEYDFQILKNGLVIAFAIWMGYNLLQLFNPEARSRVAWFYAMRGVALYPLLSAPLVMLLVRSPREVDIFFILWFGLSICGALNGIKQQHFGVDRFEQAWLDAGAGTQHLLFGKLRVFSFYSDAGQFGVSQGHALVAAGVMALRKGISLPRKAFYAITAVLCLYGMMISGTRGALAVPGIGFFMYFVMSKNFKIVVLGIIIGIGAFSVLKFTSIGQGIYAINRMRTALDPNDPSLQVRLANQRKLSNYLASRPFGGGVGSAGNWGLRFSPGSFLAETPTDSWYVKIWAEEGIVGLWLHLIILFYIAGHSGYYIWYMEDSELRQKMMAIWGGLWGIYLASYGNGVLGQIPTGSLLNVGMAIMFLTPHLSPQAKTND
- a CDS encoding glycosyltransferase; this translates as MIILTTIMYVILGYFTVSVSYYGLFCIASLFFKPTKRSFGAMDKVKKSSVVILLPVYKEDDVIVESVKKALKQRYPKELYTIAVIADHLQPQTLEDLRQLPVQLIEVHFEKSTKAKSLNLAFDHLGEYDLAVVLDCDNHIEEDFLLKANYAYVQEGHLVIQAHRTAKNQENHLAQLDGISEELNNAMFRTGHQVLGLPAALIGSGMVMDFNLYREHMRAIDTIDGFDKELELSLIKDQSLPHNKIHYLDDALVYDAKMSDNEVFRKQRTRWILAQIKYALKNAADGWVQLFKGNFAYFEKVLQFWLPPRLILLGSLAALVCISPWFGLQYFTYTVGLFVALALFLVVALPRRLRTYQTLYALKKLPVTFLLMCRALPGFRKIFESFLPTSHRYFRKK
- a CDS encoding glycosyltransferase family 2 protein, with the protein product MDQEKHPLISIVTLNYNQAEITCDLLSSLRAISYPNIEILVVDNASKDQPEQLITSRYPEVKFIKNQENLGFAGGNNVAIRQAKGKYVLLLNNDTEVAPDFLEPMVACMEQDAKIGVCSPKIRFHETQVHIQYAGSTAIDPMRVASYAIGYGEEDKGQYDQTGGQTHLAHGAAMMVSQEAIAKAGLMEDSFFLYYEELDWCEQIKKAGFAIHFVPQSLVLHKESMSVGKNSPLQLYYKTRNRIFFARRNLRGFQLFMALTYLVMLVTPVRLGKYLLKGNFKNFKIYLKAVCWNSILFKRFSSFRK